A region of the Styela clava chromosome 1, kaStyClav1.hap1.2, whole genome shotgun sequence genome:
TGCTCGAATGTTATTCAAGTTTCCgttgttgaaacaaaatcacGTATCTCCTCTAATTTAAAAAGAAGCAtcatatatatctttattttcctttttttcaacTGGGCTTCCCGTTCTTTTAAATTGCGCAAACGACCGTTTATCaagtttcattgttttttttgtcaTCGAATGACGTGTTGTCAAAATAGTTATGGGTTGTTCTCTTTATCACAGTTAAATATTTGTGATGCTGAGACTGAgaataaattaaatcaaaacaACAATACTAAATATCACAAAATCAAATGTACCATTGTCTCAGATAGCTAATACAACACAGACAATATAATGAGATTCAGatttgtgtccaataatttcAACCGTTCCCCGTCCTTCGGAAACTTAGTAGCCTGAGAATATAATTTccacattttaaatattcaatagtGTGATATTGATAACCTTCAATTTTGAACAAAGACAATCGCAATCTACTATGTCCTACGACAATCTAATATGTTCATTTTTAATTAGTGATCAACAAGTAGAAATCCCAAATTTACTTTCgtagaaaatgaaaaaacataaaatatcgGATATTCGACGTGAAtgcaacatttttttgtagCACTAGGCACCtgtgatattttttgttaaaaaatgccGGCTTCTATATtgctatatatatttacattataCACCTTGGTAATTAAATAAACCTATTTGTGTGAAGCTTTCATGCGATGCACACCAGATGTAGAATAAAAAATTCTTGTCAATTTTTATCAGAATCATTTTCGATTGCCTATTAGTATAAAACTTGGCCAAAGAATGATATCTATCTCGTAATGTATCGCCTAACAAAgattaataaattttactcaaGTTTTGAAAGTGGGCCAGAAGAAATAGAAATATCTGGCCAATCAAAATGGATAATTTAGTAGAAATTTACATGTAACAAAAACGACTTTacgccagtggttctcaaacttcttgaTATTGAGACGCCCTCGGAAAAATATGATCAAGTTGGTAAATTATGCCTGAAGAGAACTGCCGCGGTGTCAATATTGAATACTTCGAATCAACGCGTATAAGAAGTGCAGAACGTCGCTCAACAACGCTCGATATGCCCATGTTCAGGGAAGGATTAGAAATGAATGACATGCATAACACATGCgtgtgtgtgatgtcataattggaacaGCAATAAATGACCCGTGACGTCAGTGAGGTTACGTATAGATAAGGTTGATCGTTACAagaattaatatattgtcatcTCCCCTCCAGTGTGATTCAAACGAGAATTTTGactctacgcaccgcaggtacagttccacaaaaaaagaaaagttatGCGACgccctagcaaaattgaaacgacgcacttgggcgtcgcgacgcccactttgagaaCCCCGGCTTTACGCAATATAATTTCCGTTTTTTAATTAGAACTAGACAGTTTATAAATACGTTCATAGTAgttcttcatttttgttttaagcTTTTCGTGGGCACGAAGTATCATCTAACATTCGTAGCAAATTACACATGGAATACAATGGAACAATGTTCCAATACAACTGTTGTTTTTCATTGCAATATAATAAGGGCAAGGGAAGTGCAAAGCAATAAATAGGATGATCAAATAACAGTTACGGCAATTTATTGTTTGCATATCACTATGAATTCCTCCAATCCGAGTAATAACTGTATTCACGTAATGAACCCTTTATTTAGTGCCGTATTGGACTAGAAATAATCTCGGTTTGTACACTCATTGTGAATCAGGTTTCTCACttacaaatacttttatttagcTCGAAAAACTTTTTCGTACAATATTAACTGAATCATTAACTGTCAAAGTGACATAAATGAAGAGAATggtgttaaaattgtaaacaaaatttttaggGTAACCAGGTTCTTTAAACATGTGCGATACAACATTCTGGTGTTTATGACAAATACCAGCAAGCAACAACTATGAAATAACATTTTTACTTCATTACCtattaatgtaatatttttaaactcatgtGTATAACGCTAGATGGAAGTCGTAGTCAACACCATTCAAACGTCACTGCACTTTTTTACACACAGAGATCCACTGACACTAGTACACTCTGGCCGAACCCTAATATTTTAACGCACACTTGAATCGAATTGGTCTaacttcaaaacaaattttgcgctcatttatataatattgtgATTACTAAATGCCGAATTCAATCacttgataaaatattgatGACTCGATGATACTTCGAAAAGACGAATCATCGCAGATACTCAGAAGTTAGGATGATTCGTTTATTTTGCTAATGCGGGGCGGTgtgttcattttatattttgtaacacattcactatttttgaaattatcgATTAAAAATTTTCGACGATGATTTCGTGTAGAGACGTGTTGATGCATAAATCCGTATATAGAAGACTAATTTGTGCGCTAATAGGCGCGTAGCTGTCAATACGTCAAGCCTCACTACATGAAATGACTTCATGAAATGAGATTAAATTATTTACCGCACACTTGGCTTCATCTCTCGCTCTGTTTGCTTTTTAAATCTCGCTACAAACACATCCGCTTTCGCTTTGTCTTTTGTCCGATTTTGTTTATTCTTTAAGCTTTGTTTTGATCCATTGCATACAAGAAAGCTATAAAAAATAACCAGTCGTATGCACATTTCAGGATGATTCAATTTGTACTTATTTTCTTTGTATAGTTTAAACGTGATTTCAGTGCGTTGAAGAGTTGAGCATATTTTTGAACATCATTTGAATGTGACAATTTCAagtcaaaatttaaaacaaaatgaatgaccacatttatttataaaaactgattaatttaccaattttttaatattaatttttcgtgcAAGAAATCGTTTTCTCTTTTCTATATGTTCTCGAATCTATGCACTGTCATTTTAGTTGATGGAGTGACCCCGAATCAACGAATAATGGCACAGCGGGACACTAGCGCAGCGCAGCAACCTCGGCGCTGGTGAAACCGCGAACGCCTGAAAGCTTAAGTACTATTTCTCAGCCACCCACGGTTTATCCGTCAAAATATCTCTAAGcgattttttatttaaacacAATTTCCTTTTTGATCGTTGCCCGCTACTCATTCACAATAAATATAATACTAAAATCGGAGTTGACGTCGAAAATATTTTGAGACATATTGTCAGAAGAAATGGCGCCAGGAAAAATACCAGATGATCCCTTTTTCAATTATATCATACCAAGCGGTGTCACTTTAACATGAGAtactataaataatattttgactaGAGAAGTAACATTGTTCTTGAATAAGTCCTTTATCACACATAGAATTCCAAGTTGCTTCGGTTGTCACAACATTTAAACTACACAAATTCCGCATTTAATGTTACTACTCGAATATACCCATATGCGAATGTCTTAAACTTGAGTGTCAAATATGAATCCATTGAGgcattttgtaaaaaataaagcACGAGTTTGAAATCaagtatttttttatatttttctctttttgcttttgaaaatattcttaATACAGATTTGTTTAAGATTACGGTGATTTGGAACAATTACATTTCGTGTAAGCTTCAAATTGTATGGGAGCCTACTTCTAGTCCAATCCTAACTACTGAATTatttttcgtttattttcaaattatttaagaGGCCAAAATATTGACTCTGATCATTTGACTAATCTGGAAAGATTATGACTCaagtaattaaaaatttgtCGAAAAAATGTTTGACTTATACATCTGTATTTGAACAATGTTTAGTTCAACAAACGTTTCCACAAAAAATCCCCATAAACAAATTCCGCCTATATTGtgaaacattatataaatctaaataattaaaaaaaatggccGTGTTGCCAAGAGGGTTATAGGCTTCAGTTTAGTCGGCCCTGAGTTTCTTTATAAAATGTTTGTTCTATATCAAGTTTTTGCGTCATCGACTCTCATGTCTGAATATATTTGATGGACATCTCTCATCTCGGATGTACAAACTCTAACGAccaaagttttaataaaaaagtcCATTGCACacgaaaatatgaaaaatagagACGTTTGGCGAGCACAACATCAAATTAAGAATAAATCAAATGCACTATTTGTGTCCGCTAAAAGAGTATGAATATAAAACACAATGCAATAAATGGTTTCACAGACAcctatttctttattgaatttAGTAAAAATAACCAATTATTAAGTAATAAGTTCATTTGATGCCACAGTCGAAATTtgacaaaacaatttttagATTTCAGCTTATTTTTAGACAGGTTTATAAACTTTGATcggtttttgttttcatttctgagttttagttatgtttaaacACAAATAAGTTAATAAATACAAATTGATCAGATTAAATTTAAAGGTAGATTGAACATTcttgaacaataaatgaatttgaaGGAATCGACTCATTTTCAAAAGCCAGCTTGTATAAACGAGCAAACACATTTTATGCGTACTTTTTATCGCATTTTCATGTATTAAAATCGAGTATGAAAATCGCGAACCCCGGTTTCTCTTATTCTCGCAAACCTGAACTATTATCTATCGAAAAAGAAATACATTTTACCCAAGTTATTGaaggttttatattttgtaaataaaacaaaacaaaatttagaatTAAATGGTAAACAAATATAAGAAAGAttgcaacaaaataaaaataaaattggcaGCACCAACGTTACAATATGCATCGGCCGGCAGCGGTAaagtattgaatatatataacattatcCTCCGAATATGGTACTAAGCTATTCAAAATTTGTTACTGTTACATACGGCAGGCTAAAATAGCCCGAGACGCGTTCAATGATCACGGTTGTACACAGAAACAAATTAAACAGACGATTTTACAACACGATTTACAGTTCTTTTATTGGGATCTGGAGACATTTTCACTCGGACGTTTGCTGGAATTGCGCCTATGATACCATCCGCCATTCGCCATGAGAAACATCATTCCCTGGTAAGGTCGGATTTCCGACCTGTTTTGAAGATTAATCTTCACTGTTCGAATGATTTGAGTCTCTCATTGTGAAGTCTCTTTTCCTTCTGTCTACGGTTACAAAACCATATTCGCACCACTTCTTTCTCTAGGGAAAGTTCTCTGGCGATCATGATTATTTCAGGTGTAGTTGGTTTCTGCTTCATGTTGAAGTGTTTCTCTAGAGCTGCTTTGACAACCGCTTCAATACTGGTACGCTTCTTTCGTTTTCTTGTTCCGCCCGATTCCGACTCTATTTGGTCCGGATCACAGTTAGCAGACGTACGATCGTGGTCAGTATCCTGAAGCCATTTTGTCAGCAAAGGTTTCAGTTTGCACATATTTTTGAAACTAAGCTGAAGTGCCTCGAAACGGCATATCGTAGTCTGACTGAATACGTAACCGTACATTGAACCAAGTGCGAGTCCTACATCCGATTGTGTAAAACCGAGTTTTACTCTGCGATGTTTGAACacttttgaaaatgatttcatCTCTTCCATTGATATGTTGCTGATCGAGTCGTCGTTGTGGCTCATTTGAAAAAGCTTTTCGTCAGGTGATCCGTCTGGATTGCCTAGGTGTGTGATCGAACCAATTTCTGATGGGCTTTGGGCTGCTTGATAGTATTCCTGCTCGGTTTTCACCAACGGTGACTGATAGTTGTTAGTGGTTGAACTTGAATGAAACAATGAGGGAGAATAATGAGACAACGGCGAAACAGTGTGACCCGGCTGTAAATTTTGGTAAGTGCTATACGGAGTAGAATAGCTAGGATAAGCTGATGTTGGAATGGAGATCGGGGGTAATGTACTCGGTGTATGGAACGCTGAAACTGGTTGTTGGCGTGGATGATACTCGGTTACTGTACATTCAGAAGGATATGAGGTACGTGTGTGCATATTTGCGTACGGTACTGCGGCAGCAATCGTTGTATTGATATCCCTTGCTTCATATTGATTCTGTGGTGACGAGGAATTGAGGTATGATGAATATGCCGTTGTCGCCGGTTTATCCTCAGCTGGTGGGTTTTGTATAGGATTGTAGTATCCTCTTTGGTATTGTGTTGGGAAAACTGGATAAGGACTGTATCGAGAATCGACATAATTACCACGAGTATACGGGTCGAAAATATAGTTCGATGTTGAGTGAACTAACGGCGATATTGCAGGGTTGTGTGCTGAAAACGGGTTGCCAGTTTTAGTGTAATCGTAATCGGGCGTGTTTCCAACAGAAAGCCGCTCTTCTTGCTCTTTCTCTTGATTTGAAAACTTCATTACAGCATTGTCTTTCTGATGTTCTGGTGAATGACATTCGCTACCATCATCTTCACTGGATAATTTCTGATTTCGCGAAACGTCGTTGAGATCGGTAGAAGAATACATATATTGACTCGGTTGACACTCACTGCTCATGTTTGCATGATATTGTGGCATTCTATATGTCGATTCGAATCCTTGGAGTTGGGCCAACATTTGAAAACTGT
Encoded here:
- the LOC120348425 gene encoding uncharacterized protein LOC120348425; its protein translation is MLAQLQGFESTYRMPQYHANMSSECQPSQYMYSSTDLNDVSRNQKLSSEDDGSECHSPEHQKDNAVMKFSNQEKEQEERLSVGNTPDYDYTKTGNPFSAHNPAISPLVHSTSNYIFDPYTRGNYVDSRYSPYPVFPTQYQRGYYNPIQNPPAEDKPATTAYSSYLNSSSPQNQYEARDINTTIAAAVPYANMHTRTSYPSECTVTEYHPRQQPVSAFHTPSTLPPISIPTSAYPSYSTPYSTYQNLQPGHTVSPLSHYSPSLFHSSSTTNNYQSPLVKTEQEYYQAAQSPSEIGSITHLGNPDGSPDEKLFQMSHNDDSISNISMEEMKSFSKVFKHRRVKLGFTQSDVGLALGSMYGYVFSQTTICRFEALQLSFKNMCKLKPLLTKWLQDTDHDRTSANCDPDQIESESGGTRKRKKRTSIEAVVKAALEKHFNMKQKPTTPEIIMIARELSLEKEVVRIWFCNRRQKEKRLHNERLKSFEQ